A single genomic interval of Spinacia oleracea cultivar Varoflay chromosome 6, BTI_SOV_V1, whole genome shotgun sequence harbors:
- the LOC110781782 gene encoding GATA transcription factor 26 produces the protein MGKQGPCYHCGVTSTPLWRNGPPEKPVLCNACGSRWRTKGTLANYTPLHSRVDPDDYEDHRVARVKTISLKKRDDKLSKRKFSYENSIENGGYAPDYSHGFQKNHEEDTSNRSSSGSAISNSESCAQFGSADASELSGPAQSIVWDALVPSRKRTCVTRAKQSSVEKLTKDLYTILHEQASHFSVSSEEDLLYESEAPMVSVEIGHGSVLIRHPSSFVREEESEASSLSVDNKLCRTDDGYSNPASMLLLNDSKSVGSSCFGVEKVKRLNGQIMQLDQTKREKCDPESMQILWNHDSPLCHIDLNEIVNSDVFCGHLTDEEQQKLLKYLPTMDSSTLSDSLGSILTSKQFKENLSSFQQLLADGVFDTSFPGVQTEDCKVLKRLALSNMTKSKWVEYHNMLKDKRIKESTGESVRISEVKSSFSGNLFNAKRSRVNQCHRWPETKTATKPPKRVVLKVDSKNKQPLQYEGSCFTPPPRNLFSLPTNGSSLMLDSYQFEDESSDQDLLLDVPSNGSFPQAEAEFFCPASSQQASASSSSIHLSHFRP, from the exons ATGGGCAAGCAAGGACCTTGCTATCACTGTGGTGTTACAA GCACCCCACTTTGGCGCAATGGTCCACCGGAGAAGCCTGTTCTTTGCAATGCATGTGGATCTCGATGGAGAACAAAGGGGACTCTTGCAAATTATACCCCTTTACATTCCAGAGTAGATCCTGATGATTATGAGGATCATAGAGTGGCTAGGGTGAAGACCATTTCCCTTAAGAAAAGGGATGACAAGTTAAGCAAAAGGAAATTTAGTTACGAAAACTCGATAGAAAATGGGGGATATGCCCCTGATTACAGCCATGGATTTCAGAAGAATCATGAAGAAGATACTAGTAATAGATCAAGTTCAGGCTCTGCCATTTCAAATTCTGAAAGCTGTGCTCAGTTTGGCAGTGCAGATGCTAGTGAATTGTCAG GTCCAGCACAATCCATAGTGTGGGATGCGCTGGTTCCGTCAAGGAAAAGAACATGTGTAACTCGTGCGAAGCAATCTTCAGTAGAGAAGCTGACAAAGGACTTGTATACCATATTACATGAACAGGCTTCTCACTTTTCAGTCTCCTCTGAAGAGGACTTGCTTTATGAGAGTGAAGCACCAATGGTGTCAGTTGAAATAGGTCATGGAAGTGTTCTTATTAGACACCCAAGTTCCTTTGTAAGGGAAGAGGAATCTGAAGCTAGTTCTCTTTCAGTTGATAATAAGCTTTGCAGAACAGATGATGGGTACTCTAATCCTGCATCTATGCTGTTGCTTAATGACAGCAAGAGTGTGGGTAGTTCTTGCTTTGGGGTGGAAAAAGTTAAGAGGCTAAATGGACAAATTATGCAATTGGATCAAACTAAGAG GGAAAAATGCGATCCTGAGAGCATGCAGATTCTATGGAACCATGATTCCCCACTGTGTCACATTGACTTGAAT GAAATCGTCAATTCTGATGTATTTTGTGGTCATTTAACGGATGAGGAACAGCAGAAATTGCTCAAGTATCTGCCAACTATGGATTCTTCCACACTTTCTGATAG TCTTGGAAGCATCCTTACTAGTAAGCAATTCAAGGAGAACCTATCTTCCTTTCAGCAGCTGCTTGCGGACGGGGTTTTTGATACTTCTTTTCCAGGAGTTCAAACCGAGGATTGTAAAGTCCTTAAAAGACTTGCATTATCCAATATGACTAAGTCCAAATGGGTAGAATATCACAATATGCTTAAG GATAAGAGAATTAAAGAGAGTACAGGAGAGTCTGTCCGTATATCAGAAGTTAAATCCAGCTTTTCTGGTAACCTTTTTAATGCTAAGAGATCGCGAGTGAACCAATGTCATCGTTGGCCAG AAACAAAAACTGCAACAAAGCCCCCGAAAAGAGTGGTTCTGAAAGTTGATAGCAAAAACAAGCAGCCTTTACAATATGAAGGCTCGTGCTTCACTCCacccccaaggaacctcttctcATTGCCAACCAACGGGAGCTCTCTCATGCTCGATTCCTACCAATTTGAAGATGAAAGTTCTGATCAAGATTTGCTGCTCGATGTTCCATCCAACGGTTCATTCCCTCAAGCTGAGGCTGAGTTCTTCTGTCCCGCCTCATCTCAACAAGCAAGTGCAAGTAGTAGTTCTATACACCTTTCTCATTTCCGTCCTTGA
- the LOC110781780 gene encoding histone-lysine N-methyltransferase, H3 lysine-9 specific SUVH5 isoform X2 produces the protein MSPAIDEEMLLNILDNSLLITPPEYERQETSPLRDFHNVCGPIPSRNNMQNRGGVCGQREGDFREKGRNLREVKGEIFSEESESHIPVCLNGVELASSSSVKLETVDYDNGELPEMPVVNPELPSDGQYTSIHDPKEPADVIKHEVVDEANTVQPCLIPHGPIPSNLQRKEQRYPSRKRVSSNCDFRRSKAPRLSKTQDKHLGQRETVSNIHKEVMMKDVDQIVEEPNDNVSKDKKQQDVEHEDFFDDGRGEGTKQSEINGKVSTFSIKVQNNKKKSTRLSCSNIKLEEGRNVGVENSRVMSAPSSPRRDGEAEVETSQSMAEGKKKNGTKRGCAMRKKRNCSPEKNNARRKVRDTLRLFHGVLRKLVQADEKKSKGRVDASIQISVALKIFKDHGKYIDAKKRMGRVPGVEVGDLFNYRVELDIIGLHKPLQSGIDFFKLDDELIAISVVASGRYDNVVENSDVLIYVGQGGNVAGGCKQLEDQKLLGGNLALKNSIDKKNPVRVIRGFKERKTIRGKRVTIPTYVYDGLYTVERCWKERGPHGKLIYKFELLRIPNQPELTWKKLVKVKKSKKSKRREGHVDDVSQGKEETPICAVNTIDGEKPSPFTYITSVMYPDWCRPLPLKGCDCKDGCSDSKHCACALKNGGEIPYNYSGAIVEEKSLVYECGPSCKCPPTCHNRVSQHGIKLPLEIFKTEARGWGVRSSSSIPSGSFVCEYIGELLDDKEAEQRIDDDEYLFDIGRNYNDPTLRDGLSTLMPDMPSSRSDVVENVGFTIDARKFGNIGRFINHSCSPNLFAQNVLYDHEDKRIPHIMMFASENIPPLQELTYHYNYTLDHVFDSEGNIKKKSCHCGSSECTGRMY, from the coding sequence ATGAGTCCAGCGATTGATGAGGAGATGCTGTTGAATATTTTAGATAATTCTTTGCTGATAACCCCACCAGAATACGAAAGGCAAGAAACCTCTCCCCTACGCGATTTTCATAATGTATGTGGGCCGATTCCCTCAAGAAATAACATGCAAAATAGAGGAGGGGTTTGTGGGCAAAGAGAGGGTGATTTTCGCGAAAAGGGTAGAAATCTTCGCGAAGTGAAGGGTGAAATATTTTCAGAAGAATCCGAGAGTCATATACCTGTTTGCCTAAATGGAGTTGAATTGGCTTCATCTAGTTCAGTTAAACTGGAAACGGTAGATTATGACAATGGAGAGTTGCCGGAGATGCCAGTTGTGAACCCTGAACTACCAAGTGATGGGCAATATACTAGTATACATGACCCGAAAGAACCTGCTGATGTTATTAAGCACGAAGTGGTGGATGAAGCAAATACAGTGCAGCCTTGTTTAATTCCACACGGCCCGATCCCTTCAAATCTTCAGCGGAAGGAACAGAGGTATCCATCTCGGAAAAGAGTTTCTTCTAACTGTGATTTTCGTAGGAGTAAAGCACCTAGGCTTAGTAAAACCCAGGACAAACATTTAGGTCAACGTGAAACAGTATCCAACATCCACAAAGAAGTTATGATGAAAGATGTAGACCAAATTGTAGAAGAGCCCAATGATAATGTTTCCAAGGACAAGAAACAACAAGATGTTGAACACGAAGATTTTTTTGATGATGGACGAGGAGAAGGAACGAAACAATCAGAAATTAATGGAAAAGTGTCCACATTTTCCATTAAGGTTCAAAATAACAAGAAAAAGTCTACAAGATTATCTTGTAGCAACATTAAGTTGGAAGAAGGTAGAAATGTTGGTGTTGAAAATTCTAGGGTTATGTCTGCGCCTAGCTCTCCAAGGAGAGATGGGGAAGCGGAAGTTGAAACCTCCCAATCAATGGCCgagggaaagaaaaaaaatgggaCGAAGCGTGGGTGTGCTATGAGAAAGAAACGTAATTGTTCACCTGAAAAAAATAACGCTCGTCGTAAAGTACGGGATACATTACGGTTATTTCATGGCGTTCTCAGAAAGTTAGTGCAAGCCGATGAAAAGAAGTCAAAGGGCCGAGTGGATGCTAGCATTCAGATAAGTGTTGCTTTAAAGATCTTTAAGGACCATGGGAAGTATATTGATGCAAAGAAAAGGATGGGGCGTGTCCCTGGAGTTGAAGTAGGTGACCTTTTCAACTACCGTGTAGAACTTGATATTATTGGGCTTCATAAGccactacaaagtggtatagaCTTCTTTAAGCTAGATGACGAATTAATTGCAATAAGTGTCGTAGCTTCCGGACGATATGATAATGTCGTGGAAAACTCCGATGTATTGATTTATGTTGGTCAAGGCGGGAATGTAGCTGGTGGATGCAAGCAGCTTGAAGATCAGAAGCTTTTAGGAGGGAATCTAGCACTAAAGAATAGCATTGATAAGAAGAATCCAGTGAGGGTTATTCGTGGATTTAAAGAAAGGAAAACCATCCGCGGGAAACGTGTAACAATTCCGACGTATGTCTATGATGGGCTATATACTGTTGAAAGGTGCTGGAAGGAACGTGGACCTCACGGAAAGTTGATCTATAAGTTTGAGTTATTAAGAATTCCAAATCAGCCGGAGCTCACGTGGAAGAAACTCGTGAAAGTAAAGAAGTCAAAAAAGTCAAAGAGACGGGAAGGTCATGTAGATGATGTTTCACAAGGTAAAGAAGAGACACCAATTTGTGCCGTCAATACCATTGATGGTGAGAAACCCTCACCATTTACCTATATTACTTCAGTGATGTACCCAGATTGGTGTAGGCCTTTACCTCTCAAGGGTTGTGATTGTAAAGATGGATGTTCAGATTCAAAGCATTGTGCTTGTGCCCTAAAAAATGGAGGTGAGATACCATACAACTATAGTGGGGCAATTGTTGAAGAAAAGTCCTTGGTTTATGAATGCGGGCCTTCATGCAAATGTCCTCCAACTTGTCACAATAGAGTTAGTCAACATGGTATTAAACTTCCTCTTGAGATCTTCAAAACTGAAGCAAGGGGGTGGGGTGTGAGATCTTCATCTTCCATTCCATCAGGTAGCTTTGTATGTGAGTACATAGGAGAGCTCCTTGATGATAAAGAGGCCGAACAAAGAATTGACGATGATGAATATTTGTTTGATATTGGTCGAAACTACAATGATCCTACTCTTCGTGACGGGCTTTCGACATTGATGCCGGATATGCCATCAAGTCGTAGTGACGTGGTAGAAAATGTTGGTTTTACAATTGATGCAAGAAAATTTGGGAATATTGGGAGATTCATTAATCATAGTTGTTCCCCGAACCTCTTTGCGCAAAATGTGCTTTATGATCACGAGGATAAGAGGATTCCTCACATAATGATGTTTGCATCCGAGAATATACCTCCCTTGCAAGAACTTACTTACCATTACAACTATACATTAGACCATGTTTTtgattctgaaggaaatatCAAGAAAAAGAGTTGCCACTGTGGTTCATCAGAGTGCACTGGACGGATGTATTAA
- the LOC110781781 gene encoding uncharacterized protein yields the protein MADEEQDPFAAVADDCRYSSSQEELLSRTKFARADEKFPDDDDSPPVAATGPGVSRRKLDGEGDSEGIRGGELATGDADSARAGNLGFRGERKRSREGEPSGSKSEQNCEGERDTEPELKKNKVSPLVHCSGKLVIEGEDNGEETVVFRGDLKVEKVSSIRSVPESGGCTVKLGGEDAGDDVCVEGKMMTESRAKKKVIHVGEDEGRGKVEGDGTSTRKEKEEDITKRRKRKLPRSMFELVWGEGTGDLIGNADRVAGNADRVAGNANRFTENSNRVAENANRGIENADRVTGNANRVTGNEGGLKESSIEGKGKGKSKGGEEETVCGERSENGNVESILKEASVKENRDGKSKGSKESLSCILDFLKMLSSEKCSEDDDDDDEIDILETVKRRGLTFSRSRFLPEVEEDE from the exons ATGGCGGACGAAGAGCAAGACCCATTTGCTGCAGTCGCCGATGATTGTCGTTACTCATCTTCCCAAGAGGAGCTTCTTTCTCGCACTAAATTCGCCCGAGCAGATGAGAAATTTCCCGACGACGATGATTCGCCGCCGGTGGCGGCGACGGGTCCCGGCGTATCTCGCCGAAAATTGGACGGTGAAGGTGATTCCGAGGGGATACGTGGTGGTGAATTAGCCACTGGTGATGCGGATTCTGCCAGAGCCGGAAACCTAGGGtttcgaggagagagaaagaggtcgCGAGAGGGAGAACCTTCGGGGAGCAAATCGGAGCAGAATTGTGAAGGAGAGAGAGATACTGAGCCTGAATTGAAGAAAAACAAGGTTAGCCCTTTGGTTCATTGCAGTGGGAAATTGGTGATTGAAGGGGAAGATAATGGGGAGGAAACAGTGGTGTTTAGAGGTGATTTGAAGGTGGAGAAAGTGAGCTCTATACGATCTGTTCCAGAAAGTGGGGGTTGTACTGTGAAATTGGGTGGTGAGGATGCTGGAGATGATGTTTGCGTTGAAGGTAAGATGATGACAGAGAGTAGAGCAAAGAAGAAGGTGATCCATGTCGGGGAAGATGAAGGTCGTGGGAAAGTAGAGGGTGATGGTACGAGTACGAGGAAGGAGAAAGAGGAGGACATCACGAAGCGAAGGAAGAGAAAGTTACCTCGTTCGATGTTTGAGTTAGTTTGGGGAGAGGGAACtggggatttaattggaaatgCAGATAGAGTTGCTGGAAATGCAGATAGAGTTGCTGGAAATGCAAATAGATTTACTGAAAATTCAAATAGAGTTGCTGAAAATGCAAATAGAGGTATTGAAAATGCAGATAGAGTTACTGGAAATGCAAATAGAGTAACTGGAAATGAAGGTGGTTTGAAGGAGTCAAGCATTGAGGGAAAAGGAAAGGGGAAGTCTAAA GGTGGTGAAGAAGAAACAGTTTGTGGTGAAAGAAGTGAAAATGGGAATGTGGAAAGTATTTTGAAGGAGGCAAGTGTTAAGGAAAATAGAGATGGGAAATCAAAGGGTAGTAAAGAATCATTAAGTTGTATTTTGGATTTTCTGAAAATGCTTTCGAGTGAGAAATGTTccgaggatgatgatgatgatgatgagatcGATATTCTAGAGACCGTCAAGAGACGTGGACTGACATTTTCTCGATCGAGATTCTTGCCGGAGGTTGAAGAGGATGAGTAA
- the LOC110781780 gene encoding histone-lysine N-methyltransferase, H3 lysine-9 specific SUVH5 isoform X1 produces the protein MFQQGEKMSPAIDEEMLLNILDNSLLITPPEYERQETSPLRDFHNVCGPIPSRNNMQNRGGVCGQREGDFREKGRNLREVKGEIFSEESESHIPVCLNGVELASSSSVKLETVDYDNGELPEMPVVNPELPSDGQYTSIHDPKEPADVIKHEVVDEANTVQPCLIPHGPIPSNLQRKEQRYPSRKRVSSNCDFRRSKAPRLSKTQDKHLGQRETVSNIHKEVMMKDVDQIVEEPNDNVSKDKKQQDVEHEDFFDDGRGEGTKQSEINGKVSTFSIKVQNNKKKSTRLSCSNIKLEEGRNVGVENSRVMSAPSSPRRDGEAEVETSQSMAEGKKKNGTKRGCAMRKKRNCSPEKNNARRKVRDTLRLFHGVLRKLVQADEKKSKGRVDASIQISVALKIFKDHGKYIDAKKRMGRVPGVEVGDLFNYRVELDIIGLHKPLQSGIDFFKLDDELIAISVVASGRYDNVVENSDVLIYVGQGGNVAGGCKQLEDQKLLGGNLALKNSIDKKNPVRVIRGFKERKTIRGKRVTIPTYVYDGLYTVERCWKERGPHGKLIYKFELLRIPNQPELTWKKLVKVKKSKKSKRREGHVDDVSQGKEETPICAVNTIDGEKPSPFTYITSVMYPDWCRPLPLKGCDCKDGCSDSKHCACALKNGGEIPYNYSGAIVEEKSLVYECGPSCKCPPTCHNRVSQHGIKLPLEIFKTEARGWGVRSSSSIPSGSFVCEYIGELLDDKEAEQRIDDDEYLFDIGRNYNDPTLRDGLSTLMPDMPSSRSDVVENVGFTIDARKFGNIGRFINHSCSPNLFAQNVLYDHEDKRIPHIMMFASENIPPLQELTYHYNYTLDHVFDSEGNIKKKSCHCGSSECTGRMY, from the exons at GTTTCAGCAAGGAGAGAAAATGAGTCCAGCGATTGATGAGGAGATGCTGTTGAATATTTTAGATAATTCTTTGCTGATAACCCCACCAGAATACGAAAGGCAAGAAACCTCTCCCCTACGCGATTTTCATAATGTATGTGGGCCGATTCCCTCAAGAAATAACATGCAAAATAGAGGAGGGGTTTGTGGGCAAAGAGAGGGTGATTTTCGCGAAAAGGGTAGAAATCTTCGCGAAGTGAAGGGTGAAATATTTTCAGAAGAATCCGAGAGTCATATACCTGTTTGCCTAAATGGAGTTGAATTGGCTTCATCTAGTTCAGTTAAACTGGAAACGGTAGATTATGACAATGGAGAGTTGCCGGAGATGCCAGTTGTGAACCCTGAACTACCAAGTGATGGGCAATATACTAGTATACATGACCCGAAAGAACCTGCTGATGTTATTAAGCACGAAGTGGTGGATGAAGCAAATACAGTGCAGCCTTGTTTAATTCCACACGGCCCGATCCCTTCAAATCTTCAGCGGAAGGAACAGAGGTATCCATCTCGGAAAAGAGTTTCTTCTAACTGTGATTTTCGTAGGAGTAAAGCACCTAGGCTTAGTAAAACCCAGGACAAACATTTAGGTCAACGTGAAACAGTATCCAACATCCACAAAGAAGTTATGATGAAAGATGTAGACCAAATTGTAGAAGAGCCCAATGATAATGTTTCCAAGGACAAGAAACAACAAGATGTTGAACACGAAGATTTTTTTGATGATGGACGAGGAGAAGGAACGAAACAATCAGAAATTAATGGAAAAGTGTCCACATTTTCCATTAAGGTTCAAAATAACAAGAAAAAGTCTACAAGATTATCTTGTAGCAACATTAAGTTGGAAGAAGGTAGAAATGTTGGTGTTGAAAATTCTAGGGTTATGTCTGCGCCTAGCTCTCCAAGGAGAGATGGGGAAGCGGAAGTTGAAACCTCCCAATCAATGGCCgagggaaagaaaaaaaatgggaCGAAGCGTGGGTGTGCTATGAGAAAGAAACGTAATTGTTCACCTGAAAAAAATAACGCTCGTCGTAAAGTACGGGATACATTACGGTTATTTCATGGCGTTCTCAGAAAGTTAGTGCAAGCCGATGAAAAGAAGTCAAAGGGCCGAGTGGATGCTAGCATTCAGATAAGTGTTGCTTTAAAGATCTTTAAGGACCATGGGAAGTATATTGATGCAAAGAAAAGGATGGGGCGTGTCCCTGGAGTTGAAGTAGGTGACCTTTTCAACTACCGTGTAGAACTTGATATTATTGGGCTTCATAAGccactacaaagtggtatagaCTTCTTTAAGCTAGATGACGAATTAATTGCAATAAGTGTCGTAGCTTCCGGACGATATGATAATGTCGTGGAAAACTCCGATGTATTGATTTATGTTGGTCAAGGCGGGAATGTAGCTGGTGGATGCAAGCAGCTTGAAGATCAGAAGCTTTTAGGAGGGAATCTAGCACTAAAGAATAGCATTGATAAGAAGAATCCAGTGAGGGTTATTCGTGGATTTAAAGAAAGGAAAACCATCCGCGGGAAACGTGTAACAATTCCGACGTATGTCTATGATGGGCTATATACTGTTGAAAGGTGCTGGAAGGAACGTGGACCTCACGGAAAGTTGATCTATAAGTTTGAGTTATTAAGAATTCCAAATCAGCCGGAGCTCACGTGGAAGAAACTCGTGAAAGTAAAGAAGTCAAAAAAGTCAAAGAGACGGGAAGGTCATGTAGATGATGTTTCACAAGGTAAAGAAGAGACACCAATTTGTGCCGTCAATACCATTGATGGTGAGAAACCCTCACCATTTACCTATATTACTTCAGTGATGTACCCAGATTGGTGTAGGCCTTTACCTCTCAAGGGTTGTGATTGTAAAGATGGATGTTCAGATTCAAAGCATTGTGCTTGTGCCCTAAAAAATGGAGGTGAGATACCATACAACTATAGTGGGGCAATTGTTGAAGAAAAGTCCTTGGTTTATGAATGCGGGCCTTCATGCAAATGTCCTCCAACTTGTCACAATAGAGTTAGTCAACATGGTATTAAACTTCCTCTTGAGATCTTCAAAACTGAAGCAAGGGGGTGGGGTGTGAGATCTTCATCTTCCATTCCATCAGGTAGCTTTGTATGTGAGTACATAGGAGAGCTCCTTGATGATAAAGAGGCCGAACAAAGAATTGACGATGATGAATATTTGTTTGATATTGGTCGAAACTACAATGATCCTACTCTTCGTGACGGGCTTTCGACATTGATGCCGGATATGCCATCAAGTCGTAGTGACGTGGTAGAAAATGTTGGTTTTACAATTGATGCAAGAAAATTTGGGAATATTGGGAGATTCATTAATCATAGTTGTTCCCCGAACCTCTTTGCGCAAAATGTGCTTTATGATCACGAGGATAAGAGGATTCCTCACATAATGATGTTTGCATCCGAGAATATACCTCCCTTGCAAGAACTTACTTACCATTACAACTATACATTAGACCATGTTTTtgattctgaaggaaatatCAAGAAAAAGAGTTGCCACTGTGGTTCATCAGAGTGCACTGGACGGATGTATTAA